The Coffea arabica cultivar ET-39 chromosome 3c, Coffea Arabica ET-39 HiFi, whole genome shotgun sequence genome contains a region encoding:
- the LOC113733867 gene encoding transcription factor bHLH148-like — protein MASTAVSNPAVNNSDRSLLRRKKKKKIPNQNQNLRNQAQAAQTEWKSDTQQQAYSSKLLQALRRVRITGGAAPKGGRAVRDAADRVLAVAAKGRTRWSRAILTNRIKLKFMKNSASHKRQRVTVTTGNSRWQKKPRVSILRLKTKNLPAFQRKARVLGRLVPGCRKQPLPVILEEATDYIAALEMQVRAMTALTQLLSGASSSSSSSSASSSSSSSVNALNQLGSSRHPPAS, from the coding sequence ATGGCGTCAACGGCGGTGTCCAATCCGGCAGTAAATAACTCCGACAGATCACTTCTgaggagaaaaaagaagaagaaaattccgAATCAGAACCAAAACCTCAGAAATCAAGCTCAAGCCGCTCAAACTGAATGGAAATCCGATACTCAACAACAAGCTTACTCTTCCAAGCTTCTCCAAGCTCTCCGCCGAGTCCGAATCACCGGCGGCGCTGCTCCGAAGGGCGGCAGAGCAGTGCGGGATGCTGCGGATAGAGTGCTGGCGGTGGCGGCGAAAGGTCGGACGCGATGGAGCAGAGCGATTCTGACCAACAGGATAAAGCTGAAATTTATGAAGAATAGCGCCAGTCACAAGAGGCAGAGAGTGACGGTGACCACCGGGAACAGCCGGTGGCAGAAGAAGCCGAGAGTGTCGATATTGAGGTTGAAGACGAAGAACTTACCGGCGTTTCAGAGGAAGGCGCGTGTTCTCGGCCGGTTAGTTCCCGGTTGCAGGAAGCAGCCTCTGCCggtaattttggaagaggcGACCGATTATATAGCAGCTCTGGAGATGCAAGTTCGGGCCATGACTGCCTTGACTCAATTGCTTTCTGgagcctcctcctcctcctcctcttcttctgcttcttcttcctcttccagcTCTGTTAACGCTCTTAATCAGCTCGGCTCAAGCCGGCATCCTCCGGCTAGCTGA